The proteins below are encoded in one region of Micromonospora pisi:
- a CDS encoding superoxide dismutase — translation MTGTGPERDDSAGSGTPVSAGTGPVFLGAQQAAGVVAAKHRGDFAGAEQLLEAMGDPRAQARGFCLLAELSLALVRAQTGQSMDELIQELTLLMAEAAITGPQ, via the coding sequence GTGACCGGCACCGGCCCGGAGCGCGACGACAGTGCGGGGTCCGGCACTCCCGTGAGCGCGGGCACCGGGCCGGTCTTCCTCGGCGCTCAGCAGGCCGCAGGCGTCGTCGCTGCCAAGCACCGCGGCGACTTCGCCGGCGCCGAGCAGCTCCTCGAAGCGATGGGTGACCCGCGCGCCCAGGCCCGCGGCTTCTGCCTGCTCGCCGAACTGTCCCTGGCATTGGTGCGCGCTCAGACCGGCCAGAGCATGGACGAGCTGATTCAAGAACTGACCCTGCTCATGGCCGAGGCTGCCATCACCGGACCGCAGTGA
- a CDS encoding superoxide dismutase, which yields MTIYTLPDMPYDYGALEPAMSGQILELHHSKHHAAYVKGSNDTLDQLAEARDKGDYSALVGLEKTLAFNLSGHVLHSIFWNNLRPGGSADRPDGELDAAIGEHFGSFEAFSAQLSTATKGVQGSGWGVLAWEPLSQRLIVEQVYDHHGNVGQGSTPILVFDAWEHAYYLQYKNVRPDYVDRLWNLVNWADVTKRFDAARAAGNPLIVAP from the coding sequence ATGACGATCTACACGCTTCCCGACATGCCCTACGACTACGGCGCCCTGGAACCGGCCATGTCCGGCCAGATCCTGGAGCTGCACCACAGCAAGCACCACGCCGCGTACGTCAAGGGCAGCAACGACACCCTCGATCAGCTCGCCGAGGCCCGCGACAAGGGCGACTACTCGGCGCTGGTCGGTCTGGAGAAGACCCTCGCGTTCAACCTCTCCGGGCACGTGCTGCACTCGATCTTCTGGAACAACCTGCGGCCCGGCGGGAGCGCCGACCGCCCCGACGGCGAGCTGGACGCGGCGATCGGCGAGCATTTCGGATCGTTCGAGGCGTTCTCGGCCCAGCTGTCCACCGCGACCAAGGGCGTGCAGGGTTCCGGCTGGGGTGTCCTGGCGTGGGAGCCGCTGTCGCAGCGCCTGATCGTCGAGCAGGTCTACGACCATCACGGCAACGTCGGTCAGGGCTCCACGCCCATCCTGGTATTCGACGCTTGGGAGCACGCTTACTACCTGCAGTACAAGAACGTGCGCCCGGACTACGTCGACCGACTGTGGAACCTGGTCAACTGGGCCGACGTGACCAAGCGGTTCGACGCGGCCCGCGCCGCCGGCAACCCGCTCATCGTCGCCCCGTGA
- a CDS encoding DUF7221 family queuine tRNA-ribosyltransferase-like protein: protein MRTFYLGTHRPAWLRDSTVPLFVSDTTLRDYRALPRASTTWALDSGAYSQLWRRGGWQNGPTPRQYAGRIRRYVDEIGHLAWASPQDHMCEPDMLHRTGLTVERHIDLTVGNYLELKGVDAGLAVIPVVQGWLPRDYARCVALYSRHGVDLSGEPLVGVGSVCRRQGTTEAEQVIDTLWDLGVRRLHTYGVKTLGLRRFANRIDSSDSLAWSLAARYSPPLPGCTHRGHCGNCRRWAMRWRGDLLRSLPPTRPGSTPRRNQRASRPPVETP from the coding sequence GTGCGCACCTTCTACCTGGGCACGCATCGGCCCGCCTGGTTGCGGGACAGCACCGTCCCGCTGTTCGTGTCCGACACCACGCTGCGCGACTACCGTGCCTTGCCTCGCGCCAGCACCACCTGGGCCCTGGACTCCGGGGCCTACAGCCAACTGTGGCGCCGCGGTGGCTGGCAGAACGGGCCCACCCCACGCCAGTACGCCGGCCGGATCCGCCGCTACGTCGACGAGATCGGCCACCTCGCCTGGGCATCACCCCAAGATCACATGTGCGAGCCCGACATGCTCCACCGGACCGGTCTGACCGTTGAACGGCACATCGACCTGACCGTCGGGAACTACCTGGAACTGAAGGGCGTCGACGCGGGTTTGGCCGTGATACCCGTGGTCCAGGGGTGGCTACCGCGCGACTACGCCCGATGTGTGGCGTTGTACTCCCGTCACGGCGTGGATCTGAGCGGGGAACCTTTGGTTGGGGTGGGCTCGGTGTGCCGACGCCAAGGCACCACCGAAGCCGAACAAGTCATCGACACCCTCTGGGACCTCGGCGTACGACGCCTGCACACCTACGGGGTCAAGACGCTCGGATTACGCCGCTTCGCCAATCGTATTGACTCCAGCGACTCTCTGGCTTGGTCGCTCGCGGCGAGGTACAGCCCGCCGTTGCCCGGCTGTACCCACCGTGGGCACTGCGGGAACTGCCGCCGGTGGGCCATGCGCTGGCGCGGCGATCTCCTCCGGTCCTTGCCGCCGACACGGCCCGGAAGCACTCCGCGCCGGAACCAACGAGCCTCCCGGCCTCCGGTAGAGACTCCGTGA
- a CDS encoding DUF4192 domain-containing protein: MPENRFPFQMRTPEDLLGLVPYLLGYHPADSLVVLFVQADHEIRVAARHDLPLPAIHVTDTVRAVAARENSQSLIVIGYGPLSETGSIAAIAADLARHLPVMEAFLVTVGHYFCLGCPCGASGGVVFDPTATATAARAAFHGIVALPGRSDLLALAKPDPVEQAAVGAEIAAIRSRGYPEPAKLSFYMDVAGDGVRLTTAQVAELGVLLHDKRLRARAWKATSGRMWQRDLWLDMTRRMPDAYVTGPGSLAAWCAWMRGEEAIAHAAVRRVLTVNPVDRLTLLIAAALHAHIPGFTVGAWPPATTLTSGERE; encoded by the coding sequence ATGCCCGAGAACCGATTCCCGTTCCAGATGCGGACCCCCGAGGATTTGCTCGGGTTGGTGCCGTATCTGCTTGGCTACCACCCGGCGGACAGCCTGGTGGTGCTGTTTGTCCAGGCCGACCACGAGATCCGGGTAGCCGCCCGTCACGATCTGCCCCTGCCTGCCATCCACGTCACGGACACGGTCCGTGCCGTCGCCGCTCGGGAGAATTCCCAGTCTCTGATCGTCATCGGTTACGGTCCGCTGAGCGAGACCGGCTCGATCGCCGCCATCGCCGCCGACCTGGCACGTCACCTGCCCGTGATGGAGGCGTTCCTGGTCACCGTCGGGCACTACTTCTGCCTCGGGTGCCCCTGTGGCGCCTCGGGTGGGGTGGTGTTCGACCCGACGGCGACCGCGACCGCCGCGCGGGCCGCGTTCCACGGCATCGTCGCCCTACCTGGCCGGTCCGACCTGCTCGCGCTCGCCAAACCCGACCCGGTGGAGCAAGCCGCGGTCGGTGCGGAGATCGCCGCCATCCGCAGCAGGGGCTACCCGGAGCCGGCGAAGCTGTCCTTCTACATGGATGTGGCCGGCGACGGGGTTCGGCTCACCACCGCGCAGGTCGCCGAGCTGGGTGTGCTGCTGCACGACAAGCGGCTACGCGCACGGGCGTGGAAGGCCACGTCGGGGCGGATGTGGCAGCGCGATCTGTGGCTCGACATGACCCGCCGGATGCCCGACGCCTACGTCACCGGGCCGGGGAGCCTGGCCGCGTGGTGTGCGTGGATGCGCGGCGAGGAGGCGATCGCCCACGCGGCGGTTCGCCGTGTCCTGACGGTCAACCCTGTAGACCGGCTGACTTTGCTCATCGCCGCGGCGCTCCATGCGCACATCCCCGGCTTCACCGTCGGCGCGTGGCCACCCGCCACGACCTTAACCAGCGGGGAGCGGGAATGA
- a CDS encoding DUF932 domain-containing protein, translating to MITVPANRNVELDQLRRMLADQSTRVVDVKAGAGRMRAVGGNLVLDGTEPQLGPDGVTMTAGTYTPNDVANTGLADKLGIPVAYLRRLAAEHPDLWDDNVNGWLERDHRTFLVRCLRGNTGGGVARAVLSDRYARIDNLDVLFAALDGIRQAGVHVRFAGCDLTDRRMYLRVYSPQVQVAAPRLLSRYRSPFDGRAGADLPIVSAGFLIRNSETGCGAFSISPWVRFEVCRNGMTLRRDALRRAHIGSRMTADDGVVAASEATTRKTLELITSRTTDAVTAFLDADYIAQALRELEAAAGTPITDPNTTLKVVGQQLRYTEEQQQAILAHFIAGADLSAGGVMHAVTSVAQTLTDADAAHELESTAIQALHLAAA from the coding sequence ATGATTACTGTTCCGGCCAACCGGAACGTGGAACTCGACCAGCTCCGCCGTATGCTCGCCGACCAGTCCACCCGGGTGGTGGATGTGAAGGCCGGGGCCGGGCGGATGCGCGCGGTCGGCGGGAATCTGGTCCTCGACGGTACCGAGCCGCAACTCGGCCCGGACGGGGTGACGATGACCGCTGGCACGTACACCCCGAACGATGTGGCCAACACCGGCCTGGCCGACAAGCTCGGTATCCCCGTCGCTTACCTGCGGCGGTTGGCTGCCGAGCACCCGGATCTGTGGGACGACAACGTCAACGGGTGGTTGGAACGCGACCACCGCACCTTCCTGGTCCGCTGCCTGCGCGGCAACACCGGCGGCGGTGTCGCCCGGGCGGTGCTGTCGGACCGGTACGCCCGCATCGACAACCTCGACGTCCTCTTCGCCGCCCTCGACGGGATCCGCCAAGCCGGTGTCCACGTCCGGTTCGCCGGTTGCGACCTGACCGACCGGCGCATGTATCTGCGGGTCTACTCACCGCAGGTGCAGGTGGCCGCGCCCCGGCTGCTGTCCCGCTACCGGTCGCCGTTCGACGGTAGGGCCGGTGCCGACCTGCCGATCGTGTCGGCCGGATTCCTGATCCGCAACTCCGAGACCGGCTGCGGGGCGTTCTCCATCTCGCCGTGGGTGCGGTTCGAGGTCTGCCGCAACGGCATGACGCTGCGCCGCGACGCCCTGCGTCGGGCGCACATCGGGTCGCGGATGACGGCTGACGATGGGGTGGTCGCCGCGTCGGAGGCGACGACTCGAAAGACCCTGGAATTGATCACGTCGCGGACCACGGACGCGGTGACCGCGTTCCTCGACGCGGACTACATCGCGCAGGCGTTGCGGGAGTTGGAAGCCGCAGCGGGCACTCCGATCACTGACCCGAACACCACGCTGAAGGTGGTCGGACAGCAGTTGCGGTACACCGAGGAGCAGCAGCAGGCCATCCTCGCGCACTTCATCGCCGGCGCGGACCTGTCCGCCGGCGGCGTCATGCACGCCGTCACGTCGGTCGCGCAGACCCTGACCGACGCCGACGCGGCCCACGAACTGGAATCCACCGCCATCCAGGCGCTGCACCTCGCCGCCGCCTGA
- a CDS encoding ParB/RepB/Spo0J family partition protein, whose amino-acid sequence MSTATLTRSTSDSDEILTASDEVLTGEIVGQDLALIPTPDLPALRSEYVDPTELVDNPRNLRTDIGDLADLKASMAVVGVLCPLVVIPVEGRDDVFQLIIGHRRKYAAIDLGMSQVPCWVAADEGAALQIVAQLAENGHRIGLTPTEEAEAFHQLTLLDWTPEQIAKVRAIPTAQVKQTLQLRALPQAARGAADAGALTLEDAAALAEFTEEPAALTRILKATGSAWGLRHAIASERSKRVFGAAKERLKAELVLAGVKVTGKPKGFPYSGVEVAAEALVDADGQRLDPDAVMTRPGFAAFVEKGLGDAARAVVYCTDPDRYGYTRFNRFATQLSKEELAKREEAERVHAEYLENLTLATTVRQDFYRKSYASARAAKRLFPEALRNAVADTGSIRFADADDLYTALGGHGMDVVLAAGEDRLRRCLVAQWICAHERNLGYAATERTWSFDADSAAFWLDQLVADGYTLSDAETTLRKSLHGDEEPDENTDPDLDPELDPDLDAEVAEIELPANDAAADGELGEPGDGQGADPEDGSPIEDLVTDSALAELTESESLTTV is encoded by the coding sequence GTGTCTACAGCCACCCTGACCCGTTCCACTTCCGATTCTGACGAGATCCTCACCGCTTCTGACGAGGTCCTCACCGGCGAGATCGTCGGTCAGGACCTCGCTCTGATTCCAACGCCCGATCTGCCTGCGCTCCGGTCGGAGTACGTCGATCCGACCGAGTTGGTCGACAACCCGCGCAACCTCCGCACGGACATCGGTGACCTGGCCGACCTGAAAGCTTCGATGGCTGTGGTCGGGGTTCTGTGCCCCCTGGTCGTCATCCCGGTCGAGGGCCGCGACGACGTGTTCCAGCTGATCATCGGGCACCGTCGTAAGTACGCCGCGATCGACCTGGGGATGAGCCAGGTGCCGTGCTGGGTCGCCGCCGACGAAGGCGCCGCGTTGCAGATCGTCGCCCAGCTCGCGGAGAACGGCCACCGGATCGGCCTGACCCCGACCGAGGAAGCCGAGGCGTTTCACCAGCTCACCCTGCTGGACTGGACCCCGGAGCAGATCGCGAAGGTGAGGGCGATCCCCACGGCGCAGGTCAAGCAGACCCTGCAACTGCGTGCGCTTCCGCAGGCGGCCCGTGGGGCCGCCGACGCTGGTGCTCTCACCCTGGAGGACGCCGCCGCGCTCGCCGAGTTCACCGAGGAACCCGCCGCCCTCACCCGGATCCTCAAGGCGACAGGGTCGGCGTGGGGACTGCGGCACGCGATCGCCTCGGAGCGGTCCAAGCGTGTCTTCGGCGCGGCGAAGGAACGGCTCAAGGCCGAGCTGGTTCTCGCCGGGGTGAAGGTCACCGGGAAGCCGAAGGGATTCCCGTACAGCGGTGTCGAGGTGGCCGCCGAGGCGTTGGTCGACGCCGACGGGCAGCGCCTCGATCCAGATGCGGTGATGACACGGCCGGGGTTCGCCGCCTTCGTGGAGAAGGGCCTCGGCGACGCCGCACGGGCGGTGGTGTACTGCACCGACCCGGACCGGTACGGCTACACCCGCTTCAACAGATTCGCCACCCAACTGTCGAAAGAAGAGCTGGCCAAGCGCGAGGAGGCCGAGCGGGTCCACGCCGAGTACCTCGAGAACCTCACCCTCGCCACCACCGTGCGGCAGGACTTCTACCGCAAGTCCTACGCCTCCGCCCGCGCCGCGAAGCGCCTGTTCCCCGAGGCCCTGCGCAACGCCGTCGCCGACACCGGCTCGATCCGGTTCGCCGACGCCGACGACCTCTACACGGCGTTGGGTGGTCACGGCATGGACGTGGTCCTGGCGGCCGGCGAGGACCGGCTACGCCGGTGCCTGGTCGCGCAGTGGATCTGCGCCCACGAGCGCAACCTCGGCTACGCCGCCACCGAACGAACCTGGAGCTTCGACGCCGACTCGGCGGCGTTCTGGCTCGACCAACTCGTCGCCGACGGCTACACCCTCTCCGACGCGGAAACCACGCTGCGGAAGTCCCTGCACGGCGACGAGGAACCTGACGAAAACACCGACCCGGACCTCGATCCGGAACTCGATCCGGACCTTGACGCCGAGGTGGCCGAGATCGAGCTGCCAGCAAACGACGCCGCCGCTGACGGTGAGCTCGGCGAACCGGGCGACGGGCAGGGAGCAGATCCCGAGGACGGCTCACCGATCGAGGACCTGGTCACGGATTCCGCCCTCGCCGAACTCACCGAGTCCGAGTCCCTGACCACCGTCTGA
- a CDS encoding DUF3085 domain-containing protein, translating to MITLLFPLDQALGLAEHALTAPDHVRSLTREEEGLPAVPALLWVKDDGTYLMSNGIPGPPADPGRPDAGQQVVYADGWGSGTRQELGHTDEIGGDDFVEHLELTQRFPDGRVLIDLLRAAARQRRPWLALVLEDLDTFRYAFPKPDTQGPAVNHGSPADPPRRPSANRRDIGGL from the coding sequence ATGATCACCCTGCTGTTCCCCCTGGACCAGGCGCTGGGCCTGGCCGAGCACGCACTCACCGCACCGGATCACGTCCGGTCGCTGACCCGCGAGGAAGAGGGCCTGCCCGCCGTACCGGCGCTGCTATGGGTCAAGGACGACGGCACCTACCTGATGAGCAACGGCATCCCCGGCCCGCCCGCCGATCCGGGCCGGCCCGACGCCGGCCAGCAGGTCGTCTACGCCGACGGCTGGGGCTCAGGCACCCGCCAGGAACTCGGGCACACCGACGAGATCGGTGGCGACGACTTCGTCGAGCACCTCGAACTGACCCAGCGGTTCCCCGACGGCCGTGTCCTGATCGACCTCCTACGGGCTGCGGCCCGCCAGCGGCGGCCCTGGCTCGCGCTCGTTCTGGAGGACCTCGACACGTTCCGGTACGCGTTCCCGAAGCCCGACACGCAGGGACCGGCCGTGAACCACGGGTCCCCGGCAGACCCGCCACGACGCCCTTCCGCGAATCGTCGCGATATCGGGGGGCTGTGA
- a CDS encoding DUF3560 domain-containing protein — translation MIIISHSHADGTVLTGSRKGDGVYELVKPHGFRWSPSVGIYIRGSRDRDVQRWRIDAAAQALRGNGFDVEIEVDDQWRPTADREADRAVRADERADRLHERAGAAASRRDDRQAAADRVYEAIPFGQPKMPGHHSYAADNNRRERARTNMNKAIKEDQYAGDLAERANAVRAHEDAKDNPRAIMRRLERLRADLRRAEREHAAATEANTSAEYQARVQREIDRLAEDIAHQEAKLADRAASGEFVAWGPDNLAKDDLVRVGSHGWYRVTRVNRKTVSLDNRMWPQKAPFDEIFGRRRDGLQYDTPHGQPWPVDLATAVERWQRLEHGARIAGYDPAEQERARHVRWAQRLVHGLDLSASDAEVTAFWPGTADPETVSESRRLSAAYLAVFDRLEAGELVPDIVASLLADGQAPSWRLPDGDPVDRHPQDLHPGDLVKGLWQHSGGQRQLWRYFAGPVAAVGPVEHRRELGDWVTVTLTDSRPRDFQTHQWLAIYPGRAPVPAAVFAAADGAATAPNDDY, via the coding sequence ATGATCATTATTTCGCATTCACACGCGGACGGCACCGTCCTGACCGGTTCTCGGAAGGGTGATGGCGTCTACGAGTTGGTCAAGCCGCATGGGTTCCGCTGGTCGCCGTCGGTGGGGATCTACATCCGTGGCAGCCGTGACCGCGACGTCCAGCGGTGGCGTATCGACGCCGCCGCGCAGGCGCTGCGCGGCAACGGTTTCGACGTCGAGATCGAGGTCGACGACCAGTGGCGGCCGACCGCCGACCGTGAAGCCGACCGCGCGGTCCGCGCTGACGAGCGCGCCGACCGGCTCCACGAACGGGCCGGCGCCGCCGCGTCACGCCGCGACGACCGGCAGGCCGCGGCGGACCGGGTCTACGAGGCGATTCCGTTCGGGCAGCCGAAGATGCCCGGCCACCACTCCTACGCCGCCGACAACAACCGCCGCGAACGGGCCCGGACCAATATGAACAAGGCGATCAAGGAGGACCAGTACGCGGGCGACCTCGCCGAACGGGCCAACGCGGTGCGCGCGCATGAGGACGCGAAGGACAACCCTCGGGCGATCATGCGACGGCTCGAACGACTCCGGGCCGACCTACGCCGCGCGGAACGCGAACACGCCGCCGCCACCGAGGCCAACACCAGCGCGGAGTACCAGGCGCGGGTACAGCGGGAGATCGACCGGCTGGCCGAGGACATCGCCCACCAGGAGGCCAAGCTCGCCGACCGCGCCGCGTCCGGGGAGTTCGTGGCGTGGGGGCCGGACAACCTGGCCAAGGACGACCTGGTCCGGGTCGGGTCGCACGGGTGGTACCGGGTGACGCGGGTGAACCGCAAGACTGTCAGTCTCGACAACCGGATGTGGCCGCAGAAGGCACCCTTCGACGAGATCTTCGGCCGCCGCCGCGACGGCCTGCAGTACGACACCCCGCACGGGCAGCCTTGGCCCGTCGACCTCGCCACCGCCGTCGAGCGGTGGCAGCGCCTGGAGCACGGTGCGCGGATCGCCGGCTACGACCCGGCCGAGCAGGAGCGTGCCCGGCATGTCCGCTGGGCGCAGCGTCTCGTTCACGGCCTGGACCTGTCGGCCAGCGACGCCGAGGTCACCGCGTTCTGGCCCGGCACCGCCGACCCGGAGACGGTCAGCGAGAGCCGCCGCCTGTCGGCCGCGTACCTCGCGGTGTTCGACCGTCTGGAGGCCGGCGAACTCGTGCCGGACATCGTGGCGTCCCTGCTCGCGGACGGGCAGGCACCGTCGTGGCGGCTGCCCGACGGCGACCCGGTAGACCGCCACCCGCAGGACCTGCACCCCGGCGACCTGGTCAAAGGGCTGTGGCAGCACTCCGGCGGACAACGCCAGCTGTGGCGGTACTTCGCCGGACCCGTCGCCGCGGTCGGGCCGGTCGAACACCGCCGCGAACTCGGCGACTGGGTGACCGTCACCCTCACCGACAGCCGACCCCGCGACTTTCAGACCCACCAGTGGCTCGCCATCTACCCGGGCAGGGCACCCGTGCCGGCTGCTGTCTTCGCTGCCGCCGACGGTGCCGCCACCGCCCCGAATGACGACTACTGA
- a CDS encoding bifunctional DNA primase/polymerase — MGESLLGAALRYAEAGIPVMPLHTPVPGGGCSCRERDGCGSPGKHPRLRHGLHEASTDTRLIRSWWRRWPRANIGLATGTTLDVCDVDTNAGLRAVLDLLNVVRPSGPLVRTGLGYHLWFAPTGYGSRIGLLPGVDWRGRGGSAVAPPSLHATGHRYLFTQPWDGGTLPQCPPQLARLVVPPAPVLTVAAEPIADLDRYAQAALDGEVGRILAAPRPAFRGGQRVTGGGRNNALNRAAFRLGQLAASGALDEAVVWPRLTDAAVSVGLSQAEARRTIASGWRAGLRRPRR; from the coding sequence ATGGGAGAGAGTCTGCTCGGGGCGGCCTTGCGATACGCGGAGGCCGGTATCCCGGTGATGCCGTTACACACCCCCGTACCCGGCGGGGGCTGTTCCTGCCGGGAACGTGACGGGTGCGGCTCGCCCGGCAAGCATCCACGGCTGCGGCACGGGTTGCACGAGGCGTCCACCGACACCCGGTTGATCCGGTCGTGGTGGCGGCGCTGGCCGAGGGCGAACATCGGCCTGGCCACCGGAACCACGCTGGACGTGTGCGACGTCGACACCAACGCCGGCCTGCGCGCGGTCCTCGATCTACTCAACGTGGTCCGCCCGTCCGGGCCGCTCGTGCGTACGGGGCTCGGCTACCACCTGTGGTTCGCCCCGACTGGGTACGGCAGTCGGATCGGGTTGCTGCCCGGGGTGGACTGGCGCGGCCGGGGCGGGTCAGCGGTCGCGCCGCCGTCGCTGCACGCGACCGGCCACCGGTACCTGTTCACCCAACCCTGGGACGGCGGCACACTGCCGCAGTGCCCACCGCAGCTTGCCCGGTTGGTGGTCCCACCGGCGCCGGTACTGACGGTCGCGGCCGAGCCGATCGCCGACCTCGACCGGTACGCGCAGGCCGCGCTGGACGGGGAGGTGGGCCGGATTCTGGCCGCGCCGCGCCCGGCGTTCCGGGGCGGGCAGCGGGTGACGGGCGGTGGACGCAACAACGCGCTGAACCGGGCCGCGTTCCGGCTCGGACAACTCGCCGCGAGTGGAGCGCTCGACGAGGCCGTGGTGTGGCCCCGGTTGACCGACGCGGCGGTGTCGGTGGGGTTGAGCCAGGCGGAGGCCCGGCGCACGATCGCGTCCGGTTGGCGGGCCGGTCTCCGCCGCCCCCGGCGCTAA
- a CDS encoding single-stranded DNA-binding protein, translating into MLFSFTFEGNLADEPELRFSPAGKAVCKLRVGHNTRRRTTSGEWVNGPTMWVTVTCWEALAERVAESAKKGDTVIVDARDDLSVWAYLNQTTEKPAGQLQVTAANVALSMRFAAAQSQRTAKPATGAEQDPWAPSDRDLEPAF; encoded by the coding sequence ATGCTGTTCAGCTTCACCTTCGAGGGCAACCTGGCCGACGAGCCCGAACTGCGCTTCAGCCCCGCCGGCAAGGCCGTCTGCAAGCTGCGCGTCGGGCACAACACCCGTCGGCGCACCACCTCCGGCGAGTGGGTCAACGGGCCGACCATGTGGGTCACCGTCACCTGCTGGGAAGCACTCGCCGAACGGGTCGCCGAGAGCGCCAAGAAGGGCGACACCGTGATCGTCGACGCCCGCGACGACCTCAGCGTCTGGGCCTACCTCAACCAGACCACCGAGAAGCCCGCCGGTCAGCTCCAGGTCACCGCCGCGAACGTCGCCCTCTCGATGCGATTCGCCGCAGCGCAGTCCCAGCGCACCGCCAAGCCCGCCACCGGCGCCGAGCAGGACCCGTGGGCGCCGTCTGACCGCGACCTCGAACCGGCCTTCTGA
- a CDS encoding single-stranded DNA-binding protein, which yields MSLFACVIEARLTASPQTGHTREGREFVQFPVVHRDRYRDHTGKWVDSRAMFFEVMCWGDLATRARNLTRGDQVIIEAGQLLPYINDSDLPAMKVQARNLSVSMRFTDAHAGPQVKTRRGDIVTTADGEQYAADAYPEVTTDRELLHH from the coding sequence ATGTCCTTGTTCGCCTGCGTCATCGAAGCCCGGCTCACCGCGTCCCCGCAGACCGGCCACACCCGCGAGGGCCGCGAGTTCGTCCAGTTCCCCGTCGTGCACCGCGACCGCTACCGCGACCACACCGGCAAATGGGTCGACTCCCGCGCCATGTTCTTCGAGGTCATGTGCTGGGGCGACCTCGCCACCCGCGCCCGCAACCTCACCCGCGGCGACCAGGTGATCATCGAGGCAGGGCAACTCCTGCCCTACATCAACGACAGCGACCTACCCGCCATGAAAGTCCAGGCCCGCAACCTGTCGGTCTCCATGCGGTTCACCGACGCCCACGCAGGACCCCAGGTCAAAACCCGTCGCGGCGACATCGTCACCACCGCCGACGGCGAGCAGTACGCCGCCGACGCCTACCCGGAAGTCACCACCGACCGAGAACTCCTCCACCACTGA